A single window of Mangifera indica cultivar Alphonso chromosome 18, CATAS_Mindica_2.1, whole genome shotgun sequence DNA harbors:
- the LOC123202112 gene encoding cytochrome P450 71D11-like, whose product MELLIPSSILLTFLIIIFTVLKVGKRSKTNNGPLNLPPGPRKLPFIGNLHQLAALGSLPHRGLRQLAEIYGPFMHLQLGEISTIVVSSPEFAEQVMKTHDAVFASRPFNELTNIVSYGYTDIIFSPYGEYWRKLRKICTMELLSLKRVQSLQSLREEEMANLINSIAAKAGSVMNFTEAVFSSTYGLTARAAFGKKCKDQEKFKAVIKEISQLLAGFRIADLFPSIKFLHSISGVKAKVEKLMQECDRILEKIVNEHKMADRSEGDNDLVDVLLKFQEDGDPQFSLTTENIKAVLFDVFSAGSDTSATLMEWAMSELIKNPRVMRKAQAEVREVFNRKGKVDETGISEMKYLKLVIKEALRMHPAAPLLVPRESSEPCEINGLNVPAKTKVMINAWAIARDPKHWIEPESFNPERFSDGSLDYRGTNFEYIPFGAGRRMCPGITYGLANVDYPLASLLYHFDWKLAGGTRGEDLEMEERFGVTVRRKHDLRVIPIPYRPDTELKVAD is encoded by the exons ATGGAGCTCCTAATCCCCTCCTCAATCCTTCTTACCTTTCTTATCATTATCTTCACGGTGCTGAAGGTAGGGAAAAGATCTAAAACCAACAATGGACCTTTAAATCTTCCTCCAGGGCCACGGAAATTGCCTTTCATTGGAAATCTTCACCAGCTTGCTGCTCTGGGATCTCTTCCTCACCGGGGACTTCGCCAGTTGGCTGAGATTTATGGCCCCTTTATGCATCTTCAGCTCGGAGAAATTTCTACCATTGTTGTTTCTTCGCCGGAGTTCGCTGAGCAAGTGATGAAAACTCACGATGCTGTTTTTGCTTCGAGGCCGTTTAACGAATTAACAAATATTGTGTCCTATGGCTACACTGATATAATCTTTTCTCCATATGGTGAATACTGGAGAAAATTAAGGAAAATCTGTACCATGGAGCTTTTAAGCTTGAAACGAGTCCAGTCTTTACAATCTTtaagagaagaagagatggCTAATCTCATCAATTCTATTGCTGCAAAAGCAGGATCAGTGATGAACTTCACTGAAGCAGTTTTTTCATCAACGTATGGGCTCACAGCGAGGGCAGCTTTTGGTAAGAAGTGCAAAGATCAAGAGAAATTCAAAGCGGTAATCAAGGAGATTTCACAGTTGCTAGCAGGTTTTCGTATTGCGGATCTGTTTCCTTCCATAAAATTTCTCCATTCGATCAGTGGGGTCAAGGCGAAAGTGGAGAAGCTGATGCAAGAATGTGATAGAATACTTGAAAAGATTGTAAATGAACATAAGATGGCTGACAGGAGTGAAGGAGATAACGATCTGGTTGATGTTCTCTTGAAGTTTCAGGAAGATGGTGATCCTCAGTTTTCCTTAACCACCGAGAACATCAAAGCAGTACTTTTT GACGTTTTCAGTGCTGGCAGTGACACATCTGCGACTCTAATGGAATGGGCAATGTCTGAGCTGATTAAAAACCCCAGAGTGATGAGAAAGGCACAAGCTGAGGTGAGGGAAGTTTTCAACAGAAAAGGGAAAGTAGATGAAACGGGCATCAGCGAAATGAAATACCTGAAGCTAGTAATCAAAGAGGCTCTCAGAATGCACCCAGCTGCTCCTTTATTAGTTCCAAGAGAAAGTAGTGAGCCCTGTGAGATCAATGGCTTAAACGTGCCAGCCAAAACCAAAGTGATGATCAACGCATGGGCGATTGCGAGGGATCCAAAGCATTGGATTGAGCCTGAGAGCTTCAATCCAGAGAGGTTCAGCGATGGCTCTCTTGACTATAGAGGAACCAATTTCGAATACATCCCATTTGGCGCAGGGAGGAGGATGTGCCCTGGAATTACATATGGGCTGGCTAATGTTGACTATCCTCTGGCATCTTTGCTGTACCATTTTGATTGGAAACTTGCAGGTGGAACGAGGGGGGAAGATTTGGAAATGGAAGAGCGGTTTGGTGTGACGGTTAGAAGAAAACATGATTTAAGAGTCATCCCGATTCCTTATCGGCCAGATACTGAATTGAAAGTTgcagattaa
- the LOC123202110 gene encoding cytochrome P450 71D11-like has product MEFPIPSSILPSVLLTFLIIIFTVLKVGKRSKTNNGALNLPPGPRKLPFIGNLHQLAALGSLPHRGLRQLAEIYGPFMHLQLGEISTIVVSSPEFAEQVMKTHDAVFASRPFNELANIMSYGYTDIIFSPYGEYWRKLRKICTLELLSLKRVQSLQSLREEEMANLINSIAAKAGSVMNFTEAVFSSTYGLTARAAFGKKCKDQEKFKAAIKEVSQLLAGFHIADLFPSIRFLYSISGVKAKMEKLMQECDRILEKIVNEHKMADRSEGDKDLVDVLLKFQENGDPQFSLTTQNVKAVLFDVFSAGSDTSATLMEWAMSELIKNPRVMRKAQAEVRAVFNRKGKVDGTSMSEMKYLKLVIKETLRLHPAAPLLIPRESREPCEINGFNVPAKTKVMINAWAIARDPKYWMEPESFNPERFSDSSLDYRGTNFEYIPFGAGRRMCPGITYGLANVEFPLASLLYHFDWKLAGGMKEEDLEMEERFGVTITRKHDLRVIPILYQPETEMKVADYN; this is encoded by the exons ATGGAGTTCCCAATCCCCTCCTCAATTCTTCCCTCAGTCCTTCTTACCTTTCTTATCATTATCTTCACGGTGCTGAAGGTAGGGAAAAGATCTAAAACCAACAATGGAGCTTTAAATCTTCCTCCAGGGCCACGGAAATTGCCTTTCATTGGAAATCTTCACCAGCTTGCCGCTCTGGGATCTCTTCCTCACCGGGGACTTCGCCAGTTGGCTGAGATATATGGCCCCTTTATGCATCTCCAGCTCGGAGAAATTTCTACCATTGTTGTTTCTTCGCCGGAGTTCGCTGAGCAAGTGATGAAAACTCACGATGCTGTTTTTGCTTCGAGGCCTTTTAACGAATTAGCAAATATTATGTCCTATGGCTACACTGATATAATCTTTTCTCCATATGGTGAATACTGGAGAAAATTAAGGAAAATCTGTACCTTGGAGCTTTTAAGCTTGAAACGAGTCCAGTCTTTACAATCTTtaagagaagaagagatggCTAATCTCATCAATTCTATTGCTGCAAAAGCAGGATCAGTGATGAACTTCACTGAAGCAGTTTTTTCATCAACATATGGGCTCACAGCGAGGGCAGCTTTTGGGAAGAAGTGCAAAGATCAAGAGAAATTCAAAGCGGCTATCAAGGAGGTTTCACAGTTGCTAGCGGGTTTTCATATTGCGGATCTGTTTCCTTCCATCAGATTTCTCTATTCGATCAGTGGGGTCAAGGCAAAAATGGAGAAGCTGATGCAGGAATGTGATAGAATTCTTGAAAAGATTGTGAATGAACATAAGATGGCTGACAGGAGTGAAGGAGATAAGGATCTGGTTGATGTTCTCTTGAAGTTTCAGGAAAATGGCGATCCTCAGTTTTCTTTAACCACCCAGAACGTCAAAGCAGTACTTTTt GACGTTTTCAGTGCAGGCAGTGACACATCTgcaactctaatggaatgggcAATGTCTGAGCTTATAAAAAACCCAAGAGTGATGAGAAAGGCTCAAGCTGAGGTGAGGGCAGTTTTCAACAGAAAAGGGAAAGTCGATGGAACGAGCATGAGCGAAATGAAGTACCTGAAGCTAGTAATCAAAGAGACTCTCAGATTACACCCAGCTGCTCCTTTATTAATTCCAAGAGAAAGTAGAGAGCCATGTGAGATCAATGGGTTCAACGTGCCAGCCAAAACCAAAGTGATGATCAACGCCTGGGCAATTGCAAGGGATCCAAAGTATTGGATGGAGCCTGAGAGCTTCAATCCAGAGAGGTTCAGCGATAGCTCCCTTGACTATAGAGGAACAAATTTCGAATATATCCCATTTGGCGCAGGGAGGAGGATGTGCCCAGGAATTACATACGGGCTAGCTAATGTTGAGTTTCCTTTGGCATCTTTGCTGTACCATTTTGATTGGAAACTTGCAGGTGGAATGAAGGAGGAAGATTTGGAAATGGAAGAGAGATTTGGTGTGACAATTACAAGGAAACATGATTTAAGAGTCATCCCGATCCTTTATCAGCCAGAGACTGAAATGAAAGTTGCAGATTATAATTGA
- the LOC123202111 gene encoding cytochrome P450 71D11-like, whose translation MELPFPSSILLTFLIFIFMVLKVGKRNKTNSGTLNLPPGPRKLPFIGNLHQLAALGSLPHRGLRQLAEIYGPFMHLQLGEISTIVVSSPEFAEQVMKTHDAVFAYRPYNELANIMSYCYADIIFSPYGEYWRKLRKICTLELLSLKRVQSLQSLREEEMANLINSITAKAGSVMNFTEEVFSSTYGLTARAAFGKKCKDQEKFKAATKEISQLLAGFHIADLFPSIKFLHSISGVKAKMEKLMQECDRILEKIVNEHKMADRNEGDIDLVDVLLKFQENGDPQFSLTTQNVKAVLFDVFSAGSDTSATLMEWAMSELIKNPRVMRKAQAEVREVFNRKGKVDETGMSEMKYLKLVIKETLRLHPAAPLLVPRESREPCEINGFNVPAKTKVMINAWAIARDPKYWMEPESFSPERFSDGLLDYRGTNFEYIPFGAGRRICPGIIYGLANVEFPLASLLYHFDWKLSDGMREEDLEMEERFGVTITRKHDLRVIPILYQPETKMKVADYN comes from the exons ATGGAGCTCCCATTCCCCTCCTCAATCCTTCTTACCTTTCTTATCTTTATTTTCATGGTGCTGAAGgtaggaaaaagaaataaaaccaaCAGTGGAACTTTAAATCTTCCTCCAGGGCCGCGGAAATTGCCTTTCATTGGAAATCTTCACCAGCTTGCCGCTCTGGGATCTCTTCCTCACCGGGGACTTCGACAGTTGGCCGAGATATATGGACCCTTTATGCATCTCCAGCTAGGAGAAATTTCTACCATTGTTGTTTCTTCGCCGGAGTTTGCTGAGCAAGTGATGAAAACCCATGATGCTGTTTTTGCTTACAGGCCGTATAACGAATTAGCAAATATTATGTCCTATTGCTACGCTGATATAATCTTTTCTCCATATGGTGAATACTGGagaaaattaaggaaaattTGTACCTTGGAGCTTTTAAGCTTGAAACGAGTCCAGTCTTTACAATCTTtaagagaagaagagatggCTAATCTCATCAATTCTATTACTGCAAAGGCAGGATCAGTGATGAACTTCACTGAAGAAGTTTTTTCATCAACATATGGGCTCACAGCGAGGGCAGCTTTTGGGAAGAAGTGCAAAGATCAAGAGAAATTCAAAGCGGCTACCAAGGAGATTTCACAGTTGCTAGCAGGTTTTCATATTGCGGATCTGTTTCCTTCCATCAAATTTCTCCATTCGATCAGTGGGGTCAAGGCAAAAATGGAGAAGCTGATGCAAGAATGTGATAGAATACTTGAAAAGATTGTGAATGAACATAAGATGGCTGATAGGAATGAAGGAGATATCGATCTGGTTGATGTTCTGTTGAAGTTTCAGGAAAATGGCGATCCTCAGTTTTCCTTAACCACCCAGAACGTCAAAGCAGTACTTTTt GACGTTTTTAGTGCAGGCAGTGACACATCTgcaactctaatggaatgggcAATGTCTGAGCTGATAAAAAACCCAAGAGTGATGAGAAAGGCTCAGGCTGAGGTTAGGGAAGTTTTCAACAGAAAAGGGAAAGTTGATGAAACGGGCATGAGCGAAATGAAGTACCTGAAGCTAGTAATCAAAGAGACTCTCAGATTACACCCAGCTGCTCCTTTATTAGTTCCAAGAGAAAGTAGAGAGCCATGTGAGATCAATGGGTTCAACGTGCCAGCCAAAACCAAAGTGATGATCAACGCCTGGGCGATTGCAAGGGATCCAAAGTATTGGATGGAGCCTGAGAGCTTCAGTCCAGAGAGGTTCAGCGACGGCTTGCTGGACTATAGAGGAACAAATTTCGAATATATCCCATTTGGCGCAGGGAGGAGGATATGCCCAGGAATTATATACGGGCTGGCTAATGTTGAGTTTCCTCTGGCATCTTTGCTGTACCATTTTGATTGGAAACTTTCAGATGGAATGAGGGAGGAAGATTTGGAAATGGAAGAGAGATTTGGTGTGACAATTACAAGGAAACATGATTTAAGAGTCATCCCGATTCTTTATCAGCCAGAGACTAAAATGAAAGTTGCAGATTATAAttga